A section of the Armigeres subalbatus isolate Guangzhou_Male unplaced genomic scaffold, GZ_Asu_2 Contig1337, whole genome shotgun sequence genome encodes:
- the LOC134202664 gene encoding 5-hydroxytryptamine receptor 1F-like, producing the protein LIIGFLPAFGWRGDTDDGRVCWFIRLAPPALIILTTVVGIIPLIVVIVLYSIILHKALRRVAQLKKASREQQGALAGNLRLFRGGAAASATSVVTTAEQPLSEEHHKTTKCFQCCKKRSTIVSRGSGKHPTKWKAIKVVMLTTGCFVVTWLPYFIASTMYVLCNPDTNPDLCRGLQFAIASPLAILGFFNSLLNPLIYAWWHNGFRTSMKKLWRKMCSCCCQSGDNKSFPPDPALEVSARTASTTGSSRVDGTTSDGNGANQQFRSSNTTTSTTTNTSFTASPQPRFSRSNNINKNSNRSMPTYSSDTSDLENRITDTDTDGPEQTRL; encoded by the coding sequence GGCTTATCATCGGCTTCCTCCCTGCATTCGGTTGGCGCGGCGATACCGACGATGGACGTGTATGCTGGTTCATCCGTTTGGCACCACCAGCTCTCATTATATTGACCACCGTGGTGGGAATAATCCCTCTGATTGTGGTCATTGTTCTGTACAGCATCATACTGCACAAAGCCCTCCGACGGGTTGCGCAGCTGAAAAAAGCGAGCCGAGAGCAACAGGGCGCCCTAGCTGGCAATTTACGGTTGTTCCGTGGTGGCGCGGCGGCATCTGCTACATCTGTTGTGACGACGGCCGAACAGCCCCTCTCCGAAGAGCATCACAAAACAACGAAATGCTTCCAGTGCTGCAAAAAACGCTCGACCATTGTCAGTCGAGGAAGCGGCAAGCATCCGACCAAGTGGAAGGCCATCAAGGTGGTCATGCTCACGACGGGGTGCTTCGTAGTGACGTGGCTGCCATATTTCATCGCAAGCACCATGTATGTCCTGTGTAACCCAGATACGAACCCGGACCTGTGCCGTGGTTTACAGTTTGCTATCGCAAGCCCGCTGGCCATTCTCGGATTCTTCAACAGTCTTCTAAATCCCCTTATCTATGCCTGGTGGCACAATGGTTTCCGAACATCAATGAAGAAGCTTTGGCGAAAAATGTGCTCCTGTTGCTGCCAGTCAGGGGACAATAAATCATTCCCACCAGATCCGGCACTAGAGGTATCGGCAAGAACGGCATCCACCACCGGTAGTAGTAGAGTCGACGGCACCACTTCCGACGGGAATGGTGCTAACCAACAGTTTCGAAGCTCAAATACTACaacatcaacaactaccaaCACTTCTTTTACTGCCAGTCCCCAGCCACGTTTTTCGAGGAGCAATAACATCAACAAAAATAGTAACAGATCGATGCCCACGTACAGCAGCGACACCAGTGACCTGGAAAATCGAATAACAGACACGGATACAGATGGTCCCGAGCAGACTAGactgtga